A window of Cellulomonas fimi contains these coding sequences:
- a CDS encoding aminotransferase class IV — MDGGARGLLSHATQRRLLLDGAAVDAARLVDLMSTNLGHSTAMQVRGSSVQGLDLHLARLVSGSRRILSHELDPALVLRRVVEALADTEDATVKVYVMASPEPLEPALLVVVEPPAPAGDVPRRLRTVRYQRPFADLKHTGTFVKRWHERQARQAGYDTALLVSPAGDVLETATANVALVRDDALVWPAGELLEGVTMQLLERRLAAVGLGSLRERLPLASIDGASSVVVVNSRGVAPVGQVDDTAIAVDLALLARVREALAHEPWQPLHVGVHHPTEPEGAR, encoded by the coding sequence GTGGACGGCGGTGCCCGGGGCCTGCTGTCGCACGCGACGCAGCGGCGGCTCCTGCTCGACGGCGCGGCCGTCGACGCGGCGCGCCTGGTCGACCTGATGTCGACGAACCTGGGTCACTCCACGGCGATGCAGGTCCGGGGGAGCTCCGTCCAAGGGCTCGATCTGCACCTCGCACGGCTGGTCTCAGGGTCCCGCAGGATCCTGTCGCACGAGCTGGATCCCGCGCTCGTCCTGCGCCGTGTCGTCGAGGCGCTCGCCGACACCGAGGACGCGACCGTCAAGGTGTACGTGATGGCGTCGCCCGAGCCTCTCGAGCCTGCGCTCCTGGTCGTGGTGGAGCCTCCGGCGCCCGCCGGTGACGTGCCCCGGCGCCTGCGCACGGTGCGGTACCAGCGTCCGTTCGCGGACCTCAAGCACACGGGCACGTTCGTGAAGCGCTGGCACGAGCGACAGGCTCGACAGGCGGGATACGACACGGCGCTCCTCGTGAGCCCCGCGGGCGACGTCCTGGAGACGGCGACGGCCAACGTCGCGCTCGTGCGGGACGACGCTCTGGTATGGCCGGCCGGGGAGCTGCTCGAGGGCGTGACGATGCAGCTGCTCGAGCGGCGTCTCGCCGCCGTCGGCCTGGGTTCCCTGCGCGAGCGCCTCCCGCTCGCGTCGATCGACGGCGCCTCGTCGGTGGTCGTCGTCAACTCCCGGGGCGTGGCGCCGGTCGGCCAGGTCGACGACACCGCGATCGCGGTGGACCTCGCCCTCCTCGCACGTGTGCGCGAGGCGCTCGCGCACGAGCCGTGGCAGCCGCTGCACGTCGGCGTCCACCATCCGACCGAACCTGAAGGAGCACGATGA
- a CDS encoding phosphotransferase, whose translation MPTTDLTDLTAPPTAVDAWIRGVCDELSWPGPALELVHDRPWARVWRVRTASGTGWLKLDLTRRGVEAPLLDALVPLAPGHVPQLLAAERTLSALLVRDAGAVLPLGHQDWCSVLEQYGRLQRLVEPHVDALVARGVPDLRPAALEREFRGVVDRAEADRAVDGDTATRLRARQGQVARWAAVLASHHAAPSVQHDDLHPGNVVRGADGRRRIIDWADASVAHPWASLLYPLDLADRGAVDLRSAGDADRRDLIRAYLAGREEHLDQEALDVVHLACRTAAVGRALVWESCRRLPGAAAMKEYYRTGVDRWLDRLLDVRT comes from the coding sequence TTGCCGACCACCGATCTCACGGACCTGACCGCCCCGCCGACGGCGGTCGACGCCTGGATCCGGGGCGTCTGCGACGAGCTGTCGTGGCCCGGCCCCGCCCTCGAGCTCGTGCACGACCGACCGTGGGCGCGCGTCTGGCGGGTCCGCACGGCGTCCGGCACCGGGTGGCTCAAGCTCGACCTGACGCGCCGTGGTGTCGAGGCGCCGCTGCTCGACGCGCTCGTGCCGCTCGCCCCCGGTCACGTCCCGCAGCTGCTCGCCGCGGAGAGGACGCTCTCGGCGTTGTTGGTGCGGGACGCCGGTGCCGTCCTCCCGCTCGGCCACCAGGACTGGTGCTCGGTGCTCGAGCAGTACGGGCGGCTGCAGCGCCTCGTCGAGCCGCACGTGGACGCGCTCGTCGCACGCGGCGTCCCCGACCTCCGTCCCGCGGCCCTGGAGCGCGAGTTCCGCGGCGTCGTCGACCGCGCCGAGGCGGACCGGGCGGTGGACGGCGACACGGCGACCCGGCTGCGTGCACGCCAGGGTCAGGTCGCGCGCTGGGCCGCCGTCCTCGCGAGCCACCACGCCGCGCCCTCGGTGCAGCACGACGACCTGCACCCGGGCAACGTCGTCCGCGGCGCGGACGGGCGCCGTCGCATCATCGACTGGGCGGACGCGTCGGTCGCGCACCCCTGGGCCAGCCTGCTCTACCCGCTGGATCTCGCGGACCGGGGCGCCGTCGACCTCCGTTCGGCCGGGGACGCCGACCGCCGGGACCTCATCCGGGCCTATCTCGCGGGCCGCGAGGAGCACCTCGACCAGGAGGCGCTCGACGTCGTGCACCTCGCGTGCCGGACCGCGGCCGTCGGTCGTGCGCTGGTGTGGGAGTCGTGCCGCCGGCTACCCGGGGCCGCGGCGATGAAGGAGTACTACCGCACCGGGGTCGACCGTTGGCTCGACAGGCTGCTGGACGTGCGGACCTGA
- a CDS encoding ABC transporter ATP-binding protein, giving the protein MSQSTLDALGGNAARPAQYGHDALVVCDNLVRIYQSGSVEVQALQGLDLLVHEGEMVAVVGASGSGKSTLLGVLSGMDAPTAGRVRVGGWDLMAMPARDRVTYRRRMVGFVWQQTSRNLLPYLTARQNVALPVTTVPRRQRRRRADELLDLVGVAHVADRQPHEMSGGEQQRVAIATALANGPRLLLADEPTGELDTTTTQEVFETLRTVNRDAGTTVVVVTHDPAVSSLVERTVAIRDGRTSSEVLRRETDGDVVHEEYAVMDRAGRLQVPREYREALALTSRVRLVLEADHLAVWRDGGPR; this is encoded by the coding sequence GTGTCCCAGAGCACGCTCGACGCGCTGGGCGGCAACGCCGCACGCCCCGCGCAGTACGGGCACGACGCGCTCGTCGTCTGCGACAACCTCGTGCGGATCTACCAGTCCGGCAGCGTCGAGGTGCAGGCGCTGCAGGGGCTCGACCTGCTGGTGCACGAGGGCGAGATGGTCGCCGTCGTCGGCGCGAGCGGGTCCGGCAAGTCGACGCTGCTCGGCGTCCTGTCCGGGATGGACGCGCCGACCGCCGGCCGCGTCCGCGTGGGCGGCTGGGACCTGATGGCCATGCCGGCCCGGGACCGCGTCACGTACCGCCGACGCATGGTCGGGTTCGTGTGGCAGCAGACGTCCCGCAACCTGCTCCCCTACCTCACCGCGCGGCAGAACGTCGCGCTGCCCGTCACCACGGTCCCCCGCCGGCAGCGACGCCGGCGCGCCGACGAGCTGCTCGACCTCGTCGGCGTCGCGCACGTCGCCGACCGGCAGCCCCACGAGATGTCCGGCGGCGAGCAGCAGCGCGTCGCCATCGCGACCGCGCTCGCCAACGGCCCCCGGTTGCTCCTCGCCGACGAACCCACCGGCGAGCTCGACACCACCACGACGCAGGAGGTCTTCGAGACGCTGCGCACCGTCAACCGCGACGCCGGCACGACCGTCGTCGTCGTCACGCACGACCCGGCCGTCAGCTCCCTCGTCGAGCGCACCGTCGCGATCCGCGACGGACGCACCAGCAGCGAGGTGCTGCGCCGCGAGACCGACGGCGACGTCGTGCACGAGGAGTACGCCGTGATGGACCGCGCGGGCCGGCTCCAGGTCCCCCGCGAGTACCGGGAGGCGCTCGCCCTCACCAGCCGCGTCCGGCTCGTCCTCGAGGCCGACCACCTCGCCGTCTGGCGCGACGGCGGGCCCCGGTGA
- a CDS encoding ABC transporter ATP-binding protein, with amino-acid sequence MSREPGAAVRVRGVHRTFGTGRAAVHALRGVDLDVAPGELLALVGRSGSGKTTLLNLVGGLDRPDEGTVHVDGVDVAALDDDGQATLRRDRVAFVFQTFGLMPALTAAENVGVPLRLHEAPVDVRERRVETLLELVGLTPHAQQRPDALSGGQQQRVAIARALASSPRLLVADEPTGQLDSETGLAVMALIRGVVEAEGMTAVVSTHDPVMIALADRALHLVDGRVVETVARG; translated from the coding sequence GTGAGCCGCGAGCCCGGCGCCGCGGTCCGCGTCCGCGGCGTGCACCGCACGTTCGGCACCGGCCGGGCCGCCGTGCACGCGCTGCGCGGCGTCGACCTCGACGTCGCCCCCGGCGAGCTCCTCGCGCTCGTCGGTCGGTCCGGCTCCGGCAAGACCACGCTGCTCAACCTCGTCGGCGGCCTCGACCGGCCCGACGAGGGCACCGTGCACGTCGACGGCGTCGACGTCGCCGCGCTCGACGACGACGGCCAGGCGACCCTGCGCCGCGACCGCGTCGCGTTCGTCTTCCAGACGTTCGGCCTCATGCCCGCGCTCACCGCGGCCGAGAACGTCGGCGTCCCCCTGCGCCTCCACGAGGCCCCCGTCGACGTGCGCGAGCGCCGGGTCGAGACGCTCCTCGAGCTCGTCGGCCTCACGCCCCACGCCCAGCAGCGCCCGGACGCGCTGTCGGGCGGTCAGCAGCAGCGCGTCGCCATCGCCCGCGCGCTCGCGTCGTCGCCGCGGCTCCTCGTCGCCGACGAGCCGACGGGACAGCTCGACAGCGAGACAGGGCTCGCCGTCATGGCCCTCATCCGCGGCGTCGTCGAGGCCGAGGGCATGACGGCCGTCGTCTCCACGCACGACCCCGTGATGATCGCGCTCGCGGACCGCGCGCTGCACCTCGTGGACGGCCGGGTGGTCGAGACGGTCGCCCGTGGGTGA
- a CDS encoding FtsX-like permease family protein, with translation MGEHVWRRGRAQAGVLAAVLAVMVVGSALVGVCVLLTTAAPQRALQLALADAPAADVEVRAALGFPENPDDPDVDPLVAATAQDPSDAVAAATSLLTAPFGDLPTTRTIWTSSVLRYLPSDGGPVRLGYLAELDDPDARATLVTGRWPAATDEVALPTTAAGALGLDVGSTTTLSADVGGPGVGLTVVGTFAPRAGAVWQEDPLRGAGVAPDVRGHIAGYGPFVVPPGGVAAADVPVRRVTLVVRPDLTHASPADLARAGAAVDALRGDLDAALQDHAQNVVVDRPFAATLDAAREQTRVTGSGVLAVALLGGALAATTVALAARLVAGRRSPEAALLGARGMGRGRLVGQAAVEAGALALLSVVPATALAVGLYRALADAVGLGPAADVPGGLAPVGGAVAAVTLVLSVLLVLPWLRPAAPRGARDDRLGVVARSGADLLLLVLAALAYLQLRAHRVSTGDLVDPVLVSAPVVCLLAGAVLVLRPLTLLATRLDARAASTRTLTLPLAAWSVARRRQGGAAAFLLVLATASATFGVGFAATWTQSQRDQAAALVGADLSVPAPADALAAGAHVRAATGARVSPVTTRPTVLGSRASSGDAPVQLVAVDTRDADGLLRGRLRSGGWDDATAGLAPAAPVDGVLLPDERTDLTVTGRVEDGVGVDAVVSLVVQDGDGARTALPVGTVALDGTTTDLTVTVPPGARVVAVDARLSATGADPDQQGSPDFALDVTLDGATAAQAGAWSVASPRRDDVVVATLDDVTARDVPGGVRLELRGDVELPALFWTEGPLTALAFDPVELVPVVVSAPLADELGLDPGDSVQLSLGLTRVEATVLRVVPYVPSQPRGPAVVTDVDTLSRATLTAGDLAPLTDAWWASGQVRADAAPTLEATGVGPVTTRTAVAHEAVDGPLRAAQRAAAALLVVAAVVLALAGTALHATSALEARELDVARLRGLGAPRRSVLTTVLAEQGILVTAPVLLGGLLGALACWAVGPLLAVSPQGLPPVPAAVPHWPWPAQAAALAVLLLGCAVIVVPLAARAVRRSTIARLRTDALT, from the coding sequence GTGGGTGAGCACGTCTGGCGCCGGGGCCGCGCGCAGGCGGGGGTGCTCGCCGCCGTCCTCGCCGTCATGGTCGTCGGGTCGGCGCTCGTCGGGGTGTGCGTGCTGCTCACGACCGCTGCGCCGCAGCGCGCCCTGCAGCTCGCGCTCGCGGACGCACCCGCCGCCGACGTCGAGGTCCGTGCCGCGCTCGGCTTCCCCGAGAACCCGGACGACCCCGACGTCGACCCGCTCGTCGCCGCGACCGCACAAGACCCGTCCGACGCCGTCGCCGCCGCGACCAGCCTGCTGACCGCGCCGTTCGGCGACCTCCCCACGACGCGGACCATCTGGACGTCGAGCGTCCTGCGGTACCTGCCGAGCGACGGCGGGCCCGTCCGCCTCGGGTACCTCGCCGAGCTCGACGACCCCGACGCCCGCGCGACGCTCGTCACGGGCCGCTGGCCGGCCGCGACCGACGAGGTCGCGCTCCCCACGACCGCCGCCGGGGCGCTGGGGCTCGACGTCGGCAGCACGACCACCCTCTCCGCCGACGTGGGCGGTCCGGGCGTCGGTCTCACCGTCGTCGGGACGTTCGCGCCGCGGGCCGGCGCCGTGTGGCAGGAGGACCCGCTGCGCGGCGCCGGCGTCGCCCCCGACGTCCGCGGCCACATCGCCGGGTACGGCCCGTTCGTCGTACCGCCCGGGGGCGTGGCCGCCGCCGACGTGCCCGTGCGACGGGTCACGCTCGTCGTGCGGCCCGACCTCACGCACGCCTCCCCCGCCGACCTCGCACGCGCCGGCGCCGCCGTCGACGCCCTCCGCGGCGACCTCGACGCCGCGCTCCAGGACCACGCCCAGAACGTCGTCGTCGACCGACCGTTCGCGGCGACGCTCGACGCGGCCCGCGAGCAGACGCGCGTCACGGGCTCCGGGGTGCTCGCCGTCGCACTGCTCGGCGGCGCGCTCGCGGCGACCACGGTCGCCCTGGCCGCCCGGCTCGTCGCCGGCAGGCGTTCCCCCGAGGCCGCGCTGCTCGGCGCGCGCGGGATGGGGCGTGGACGCCTCGTCGGGCAGGCGGCCGTCGAGGCCGGGGCGCTCGCGCTGCTGAGCGTCGTCCCCGCGACCGCGCTCGCCGTCGGGCTGTACCGCGCGCTGGCCGACGCCGTCGGGCTCGGACCGGCCGCCGACGTCCCGGGCGGGCTCGCCCCTGTCGGGGGGGCCGTCGCCGCCGTGACGCTCGTGCTGAGCGTCCTGCTCGTGCTGCCCTGGCTGCGGCCCGCGGCGCCCCGGGGTGCGCGCGACGACCGGCTCGGTGTCGTGGCGCGGTCGGGCGCCGACCTGCTGCTCCTCGTGCTCGCTGCGCTCGCGTACCTGCAGCTGCGCGCGCACCGCGTGTCGACCGGCGACCTCGTCGACCCGGTCCTCGTCTCGGCGCCCGTCGTGTGCCTGCTGGCCGGGGCCGTCCTCGTGCTGCGTCCGCTCACCCTGCTCGCGACACGGCTGGACGCACGTGCCGCGTCGACGCGCACCCTGACGCTGCCCCTCGCCGCCTGGTCCGTGGCCCGACGGCGGCAGGGCGGCGCCGCGGCGTTCCTGCTCGTCCTCGCGACCGCGTCGGCGACGTTCGGGGTCGGCTTCGCCGCGACCTGGACGCAGTCCCAGCGGGACCAGGCGGCCGCGCTCGTCGGCGCGGACCTGTCGGTCCCCGCACCCGCGGACGCACTGGCAGCCGGCGCACACGTGCGGGCCGCGACGGGTGCCCGCGTCAGCCCGGTCACGACGCGCCCCACGGTGCTCGGCTCGCGCGCGAGCAGCGGCGACGCGCCCGTGCAGCTCGTCGCGGTCGACACGCGGGACGCCGACGGCCTGCTGCGCGGCCGGCTGCGGTCGGGCGGCTGGGACGACGCCACCGCCGGGCTCGCACCCGCCGCACCGGTCGACGGCGTCCTGCTGCCGGACGAGCGCACGGACCTCACGGTGACCGGTCGCGTCGAGGACGGCGTGGGCGTCGACGCTGTCGTGAGCCTCGTCGTGCAGGACGGCGACGGCGCCCGGACCGCGCTCCCGGTCGGCACCGTCGCCCTCGACGGCACCACGACGGACCTCACGGTGACGGTGCCGCCGGGCGCCCGGGTCGTCGCGGTCGACGCCCGGCTGTCCGCGACGGGCGCCGACCCCGACCAGCAGGGCTCGCCCGACTTCGCCCTCGACGTGACCCTCGACGGCGCGACCGCGGCGCAGGCCGGTGCGTGGTCCGTCGCGAGCCCGCGACGCGACGACGTCGTCGTCGCCACGCTCGACGACGTCACGGCACGCGACGTGCCCGGCGGCGTGCGCCTCGAGCTCCGGGGGGACGTCGAGCTCCCGGCACTGTTCTGGACGGAGGGCCCGCTCACCGCGCTCGCGTTCGACCCGGTGGAACTGGTCCCCGTCGTGGTGTCGGCACCGCTCGCCGACGAGCTGGGCCTCGACCCCGGCGACAGCGTGCAGCTCTCGCTCGGGCTGACCCGCGTGGAGGCGACGGTGCTGCGCGTCGTCCCCTACGTCCCGTCCCAGCCCCGCGGACCCGCAGTGGTCACGGACGTGGACACCCTGTCCCGCGCGACCCTGACCGCGGGCGACCTCGCACCCCTCACGGACGCGTGGTGGGCGAGCGGGCAGGTCCGTGCCGACGCCGCCCCCACGTTGGAGGCCACCGGCGTCGGGCCCGTCACCACGCGCACCGCCGTCGCACACGAGGCCGTCGACGGGCCGCTGCGCGCCGCGCAGCGCGCGGCCGCCGCGCTGCTCGTGGTCGCGGCCGTCGTGCTCGCCCTCGCCGGGACCGCCCTGCACGCCACCTCCGCTCTGGAGGCGCGCGAGCTCGACGTCGCCCGCCTGCGCGGCCTCGGGGCACCCCGACGGTCGGTGCTCACGACCGTGCTCGCCGAGCAGGGGATCCTCGTCACCGCGCCCGTGCTCCTCGGCGGCCTGCTGGGGGCGCTCGCGTGCTGGGCCGTCGGGCCGCTCCTCGCGGTGTCCCCCCAGGGTCTCCCGCCGGTGCCCGCCGCCGTCCCGCACTGGCCGTGGCCGGCCCAGGCGGCGGCGCTCGCGGTGCTGCTGCTGGGCTGTGCGGTGATCGTCGTCCCGCTCGCGGCCCGCGCGGTCCGCCGGTCCACGATCGCGCGCCTGCGGACGGACGCGCTCACGTGA
- a CDS encoding DUF885 domain-containing protein: MVPAQPSPSPAPPAPTARQVADRWVDTLADLDPSVGTALGTRPDDRRMPDLSPDGAQERADAARRVLADLDVAQVLDDDDRRCATLLRERLTARLAEHDTGEDLAALRPIASPVHTLQSIFLLMPTTTAHDWEVVAARLAQVPAAADGFRATLEEGLRRDVRSAPRQAEAVAGQLAEWLAADDGRGWHAGFVARADASGVPASLRAELDAAARAAAEGVDRLRRWIADAYRPAVDDVPDAVGRERYLLSARLHTGADLDPQEAYAWGWEELARIEADMAEEAGRVLPGASAQEALAHLDEHGEAVEGVEEVRAWLQRMMDDAIAELDGTVVDVAEPVRRVEAMIAPPGAAAAPYYTRPSLDFSRPGRTWLPTLGRDRFPTWDLISTWYHEGVPGHHLQLGQWAYRAGDLSVFQTSVGSVPATTEGWALYAERLMDELGYLRTPGARLGYLDGQRMRAVRVVMDIGMHLGLPIPSSHVFHPGERWTADLAEEFFGQRSGSPAAFVHSEIERYLGWPGQAISYKLGERAWLSGRARARERREAAGQTFDLRAWHTAALGLGSLGLDDLERELAAL, translated from the coding sequence ATGGTCCCCGCGCAGCCGTCCCCGTCGCCCGCCCCACCTGCACCGACCGCCCGGCAGGTCGCCGACCGGTGGGTCGACACGCTCGCCGACCTCGACCCGTCCGTCGGCACCGCGCTCGGGACCCGGCCCGACGACCGCCGCATGCCCGACCTGTCACCGGACGGCGCGCAGGAGCGTGCGGACGCGGCCCGCCGCGTGCTGGCCGACCTCGACGTCGCACAGGTCCTCGACGACGACGACCGGCGCTGCGCCACGCTGCTGCGCGAACGCCTCACGGCACGCCTCGCCGAGCACGACACCGGCGAGGACCTCGCCGCGCTGCGCCCGATCGCGTCCCCCGTGCACACGCTCCAGTCGATCTTCCTGCTCATGCCCACCACGACCGCGCACGACTGGGAGGTCGTCGCGGCCCGCCTCGCGCAGGTGCCGGCCGCCGCCGACGGGTTCCGCGCGACCCTCGAGGAGGGACTGCGGCGCGACGTGCGCAGCGCACCCCGCCAGGCGGAGGCCGTGGCCGGGCAGCTCGCCGAGTGGCTGGCGGCCGACGACGGGCGCGGGTGGCACGCGGGCTTCGTCGCGCGGGCCGACGCGAGCGGTGTGCCCGCGTCGCTGCGTGCCGAGCTCGACGCGGCCGCCCGCGCCGCCGCCGAGGGGGTCGACCGGCTGCGCCGGTGGATCGCCGACGCGTACCGCCCCGCCGTCGACGACGTCCCCGACGCGGTCGGCCGCGAGCGCTACCTGCTGTCCGCGCGCCTGCACACGGGTGCCGACCTCGACCCGCAGGAGGCGTACGCGTGGGGCTGGGAGGAGCTCGCGCGGATCGAGGCGGACATGGCGGAGGAGGCGGGCCGGGTGCTGCCGGGGGCGTCCGCGCAGGAGGCGCTCGCGCACCTCGACGAGCACGGCGAGGCGGTCGAGGGCGTCGAGGAGGTGCGGGCGTGGCTCCAGCGGATGATGGACGACGCGATCGCCGAGCTCGACGGCACGGTCGTCGACGTCGCGGAGCCGGTGCGCCGGGTCGAGGCGATGATCGCGCCGCCCGGTGCGGCGGCCGCGCCGTACTACACGCGTCCGTCGCTGGACTTCTCGCGCCCGGGACGCACGTGGCTGCCGACGCTGGGCCGTGACCGGTTCCCGACGTGGGACCTGATCAGCACCTGGTACCACGAGGGTGTCCCGGGGCACCACCTGCAGCTCGGGCAGTGGGCGTACCGCGCGGGGGACCTGTCGGTGTTCCAGACGTCGGTCGGGTCGGTGCCGGCGACGACCGAGGGGTGGGCGCTGTACGCGGAGCGGCTGATGGACGAGCTCGGCTACCTGCGCACGCCAGGTGCGCGGCTCGGCTACCTCGACGGGCAGCGGATGCGGGCGGTCCGGGTGGTGATGGACATCGGCATGCACCTGGGGCTGCCGATCCCGTCGTCGCACGTGTTCCACCCGGGGGAGCGGTGGACAGCCGACCTGGCGGAGGAGTTCTTCGGGCAGCGCAGCGGGTCGCCCGCCGCGTTCGTGCACAGCGAGATCGAGCGGTACCTCGGCTGGCCGGGGCAGGCGATCAGCTACAAGCTCGGCGAGCGTGCCTGGCTGTCCGGGCGCGCCCGCGCACGCGAGCGTCGTGAGGCGGCGGGGCAGACATTCGACCTGCGGGCGTGGCACACCGCGGCGCTCGGGCTGGGCTCGCTCGGGCTGGACGACCTCGAGCGGGAGCTCGCGGCACTGTGA
- a CDS encoding PhzF family phenazine biosynthesis protein: MAARSLRFSQVDVFTTEPLRGNPVAVVHDADALTDDRMAAFARWTNLSETTFLLRPTTRGADYRVRIFTPGGELPFAGHPTLGTCHAWLAASGAPAGGDRVVQECGVGLVTIRRAAGSLAFAAPPPREDRPLDDTELAACVAAAGVPREAVVDHRLLDNGPAWAVLLVDSADRVLGARPDFAGSPVGKLGLVGPYPEGAAAAFEVRGFAPGIGVPEDPVTGSLNASVGQWLTRTGRAPERYVAAQGTVLGRAGRVHVERDADGQVWVGGATVTVLDGDAALTA; this comes from the coding sequence ATGGCCGCCCGCTCACTCCGGTTCTCGCAGGTCGACGTGTTCACGACGGAGCCGCTGCGCGGCAACCCGGTCGCGGTGGTCCATGACGCCGACGCCCTGACCGACGACCGGATGGCGGCCTTCGCACGCTGGACCAACCTGTCCGAGACGACGTTCCTGCTGCGGCCGACGACGCGCGGCGCGGACTACCGGGTGCGGATCTTCACGCCGGGCGGCGAGCTGCCGTTCGCGGGGCACCCGACGCTCGGCACGTGTCACGCATGGCTCGCCGCGTCGGGTGCTCCCGCGGGCGGCGACCGCGTCGTGCAGGAGTGCGGCGTCGGGCTGGTCACGATCCGGCGCGCGGCCGGGTCGCTCGCGTTCGCGGCACCGCCGCCGCGCGAGGACCGGCCGCTCGACGACACCGAGCTCGCGGCGTGCGTCGCAGCGGCGGGCGTCCCGCGGGAGGCCGTCGTCGACCACCGGCTGCTCGACAACGGGCCCGCGTGGGCGGTGCTGCTCGTCGACTCGGCGGACCGTGTGCTCGGCGCACGGCCCGACTTCGCGGGCTCGCCCGTCGGGAAGCTCGGCCTGGTCGGCCCGTACCCGGAAGGCGCGGCGGCGGCGTTCGAGGTGCGCGGGTTCGCGCCGGGCATCGGCGTGCCGGAGGACCCGGTGACGGGCAGCCTCAACGCGTCCGTCGGGCAGTGGCTGACGCGCACGGGCCGGGCGCCGGAGCGGTACGTCGCCGCGCAGGGCACGGTGCTGGGCCGGGCGGGCCGCGTGCACGTCGAGCGGGACGCGGACGGTCAGGTGTGGGTCGGCGGCGCGACCGTCACGGTCCTCGACGGCGACGCGGCACTCACGGCGTGA
- the sigJ gene encoding RNA polymerase sigma factor SigJ: MTHDAAPPRPQPGPPSVADDDVTDFLQVRPQLFGIAYRMLGSVEEAEDVVQDAWIRWQNTDRRGVQNPAAFLTTTTTRLAINAATSARARRETYVGPWLPEPVDTSADPLLGAVRAEALDAAVLVLLERLTPTERAAYVLREAFDYSYRRVGEVLDVTEAHARQLVRRARTALGSGRRAPADPVRQRELVAAFLAAARAGSVADLERLLADDVHARSDGGGVVHAAKVELVGHDRVVTLLDNVLRKYWRDVLFSVVDVNGGAGVLVHRAGGEVGAVVLLETSDRGIEQVMLVLNPDKLRRYGRADVTP; the protein is encoded by the coding sequence GTGACGCACGACGCCGCGCCGCCGCGCCCGCAGCCGGGACCCCCGTCCGTCGCGGACGACGACGTCACCGACTTCCTCCAGGTCAGGCCACAGCTGTTCGGCATCGCGTACCGGATGCTCGGTTCCGTCGAGGAGGCCGAGGACGTCGTGCAGGACGCGTGGATCCGGTGGCAGAACACCGACCGGCGCGGCGTGCAGAACCCGGCCGCGTTCCTCACGACCACCACGACCCGGCTCGCGATCAACGCCGCGACCTCCGCGCGGGCACGCCGCGAGACCTACGTCGGCCCGTGGCTCCCGGAGCCGGTCGACACGAGCGCCGACCCGCTGCTCGGTGCGGTGCGGGCCGAGGCGCTCGACGCGGCCGTCCTCGTGCTGCTCGAGCGGCTCACCCCCACCGAGCGCGCCGCGTACGTGCTGCGGGAGGCGTTCGACTACTCCTACCGGCGCGTCGGGGAGGTGCTCGACGTGACCGAGGCGCACGCGCGGCAGCTGGTCCGCCGGGCGCGCACCGCGCTGGGGTCCGGACGGCGCGCACCCGCCGACCCGGTGCGCCAGCGCGAGCTCGTCGCCGCGTTCCTCGCCGCCGCCCGTGCCGGGAGCGTCGCGGACCTCGAGCGGCTCCTCGCCGACGACGTGCACGCGCGCTCCGACGGCGGCGGCGTCGTGCACGCGGCGAAGGTCGAGCTGGTCGGGCACGATCGCGTCGTCACGCTGCTCGACAACGTGCTGCGCAAGTACTGGCGCGACGTGCTGTTCTCGGTCGTCGACGTCAACGGCGGCGCCGGCGTGCTGGTGCACCGCGCCGGCGGCGAGGTCGGTGCGGTCGTCCTGCTCGAGACGTCCGACCGCGGCATCGAGCAGGTCATGCTCGTGCTCAACCCCGACAAGCTCCGCCGCTACGGTCGCGCCGACGTCACGCCGTGA